From Actinoplanes oblitus, a single genomic window includes:
- a CDS encoding GIY-YIG nuclease family protein, giving the protein MTAGVDTGHLYLVRFDTGVVKGGRTTDPPTRLRVHRSHAARIGVTVTHTWVSPPLTHLQNQERALLRLLDSMGRHAEGGREYFLDVPFSLVAAQMQHWVRPDRHGPCCRCTACDPDCFTLPATVAHLSSRLAERGDYQAITADFALPCGGRFEAEIKDGDVEDGRLILTSGDQVELAVQQYGRNWIVWAVTAGGRWEPSPALSPA; this is encoded by the coding sequence ATGACGGCTGGCGTCGATACCGGACACCTCTACCTGGTGCGCTTCGACACCGGCGTCGTAAAAGGCGGCCGCACCACCGACCCGCCGACCCGGCTGCGTGTGCACCGCTCGCACGCCGCCCGCATCGGCGTGACGGTCACCCACACCTGGGTCTCGCCGCCACTGACACACTTGCAGAACCAGGAGCGCGCCTTGCTGCGCCTGCTGGACTCGATGGGACGCCATGCCGAGGGCGGCCGGGAGTACTTCCTGGACGTCCCGTTCTCCCTAGTCGCAGCCCAGATGCAGCACTGGGTGCGACCAGACCGGCACGGCCCCTGCTGCCGGTGCACCGCCTGCGATCCGGACTGTTTCACCCTGCCCGCCACGGTCGCTCACCTGTCATCCAGGCTCGCCGAGCGCGGTGACTACCAGGCCATCACCGCCGACTTCGCGCTGCCCTGCGGTGGCCGGTTTGAGGCAGAGATCAAAGACGGGGACGTCGAAGACGGCCGACTGATCCTTACTTCGGGAGACCAGGTCGAGCTGGCGGTGCAGCAGTATGGGCGCAACTGGATCGTCTGGGCCGTCACCGCCGGCGGCCGCTGGGAGCCGAGCCCCGCCCTCAGTCCGGCCTGA
- a CDS encoding IS701 family transposase: protein MEVDQWSGELDRLHARFADRFTRSEPRRRARQYLSGLVAGLDRKNGWTLAEQAGDVSPDGMQRLLRWADWDIDGVRDVVRDYVIENLGDPRGVLIIDDTGFLKKGVRSAGVARQYSGTAGRIENCQIGVFLAYRSTRGHALIDRQLYLPAVWTDDRDRCRAAGVPDEVDFATKVQMAREMLARAFAAGVPAAWVTMDEAYGQWKSLRVWLEDHDQPHVVATRCNDDVVTTSMGRARVDELIASLPGRAWSRISAGRGAHGPREYWWARVPIRVFWRPGRGRRLMARRNMSTGELAYYVCYGPRKTRLMDLARIAGTRGAVEECFQQAKGQAGLDEYQVRDWRAWYAHITLSMAAYAWLVVARALTSPEQTAAVTT from the coding sequence ATCGAGGTTGATCAGTGGTCGGGTGAGTTGGATCGGTTGCATGCCCGTTTCGCTGACCGGTTCACCCGGTCGGAACCACGGCGGCGGGCCCGGCAGTATCTGTCCGGGCTGGTCGCCGGCCTGGATCGTAAGAACGGGTGGACTCTCGCCGAGCAGGCGGGGGACGTGTCGCCGGACGGGATGCAGCGGCTGTTGCGGTGGGCCGACTGGGACATCGACGGCGTCCGCGACGTGGTGCGGGACTACGTGATCGAGAATCTCGGTGACCCACGCGGTGTGCTGATCATCGACGACACCGGCTTCCTGAAGAAGGGCGTGAGGTCCGCGGGCGTGGCCCGGCAGTATTCCGGGACCGCCGGGCGGATCGAGAATTGCCAGATCGGGGTCTTCCTGGCTTACCGTTCGACGCGGGGACACGCTTTGATCGATCGGCAGCTGTATCTGCCGGCGGTGTGGACCGATGACCGTGATCGTTGTCGGGCGGCCGGGGTCCCGGACGAGGTCGACTTCGCCACGAAGGTGCAGATGGCGCGGGAGATGCTGGCGCGGGCGTTCGCTGCTGGGGTGCCGGCGGCGTGGGTGACGATGGACGAGGCGTACGGGCAGTGGAAGTCGTTGCGGGTCTGGCTCGAGGATCACGACCAGCCGCATGTGGTGGCGACCCGGTGCAACGACGACGTGGTCACCACCAGCATGGGTCGGGCCCGTGTCGACGAGCTGATCGCGTCTCTGCCGGGCCGGGCCTGGTCGCGGATCTCCGCTGGCCGAGGTGCTCACGGGCCACGGGAGTACTGGTGGGCGCGGGTCCCGATCCGGGTCTTCTGGCGGCCAGGCCGCGGGCGCCGGCTGATGGCCCGGCGCAATATGAGCACCGGCGAGTTGGCGTACTACGTCTGTTACGGGCCGCGGAAGACCCGGCTGATGGACCTGGCCCGGATCGCCGGAACCCGCGGGGCGGTCGAGGAGTGCTTCCAGCAGGCCAAAGGCCAGGCCGGCCTGGATGAGTACCAGGTCCGGGACTGGCGGGCCTGGTATGCCCACATCACCTTATCGATGGCCGCTTACGCCTGGCTCGTCGTCGCCCGGGCTCTGACCTCGCCAGAGCAAACAGCAGCGGTGACGACATGA
- a CDS encoding pentapeptide repeat-containing protein, with amino-acid sequence MQGLIRAGTAVRVAGWLLLAVLGVVWLAQPRWPAVGRLLAAPGWSWVPILITVVGVAGAGWQASHRWRRSGLFGHRPAAERVPLVAHVTALLVLAAGVAAGVGIGLWALLGRPSLTGTPGPGGTPAAWSVQNTFEAVKIALTMVAGIGGVVALTVAYRKQGHDEAAERRENTKLFNERFGKAAEQLGSDKAAVRLAGVYAMAGLADDWDTGRQTCIDVLCAYLRKPYTPPAGQAAPDTAPADDLAPAVPPPARRTIGSRHSSPRRRASAPITVPTPAHPATPASDPAVYRAAREEQQVRHTILDLIGTHLQPLCLDRGIEPRWHDHRFDLRGATLDGGDLKDIIIPVGTTLLLANAQFTGGTVSFDGAWFTGGTMSFTSAQFIGGDVSFTSAWFNGGNVYFDSAKFSAGTVSFGAARFVSGTVSFHAAEFTGGVVDLAWPQRWLRPPRGITEATTGVRWPSAEHLHDLDP; translated from the coding sequence ATGCAAGGACTCATTCGAGCCGGCACCGCGGTACGCGTCGCGGGCTGGCTGCTGCTGGCGGTGCTGGGCGTGGTGTGGCTGGCCCAGCCGCGGTGGCCGGCGGTGGGGCGGTTGCTGGCCGCCCCGGGGTGGAGCTGGGTCCCGATCCTCATCACCGTGGTCGGGGTGGCCGGCGCCGGGTGGCAGGCATCGCACCGGTGGCGGCGTAGCGGTCTATTCGGGCACCGGCCGGCCGCCGAGCGGGTGCCGCTGGTCGCGCACGTGACCGCCCTGCTGGTGCTCGCGGCCGGCGTCGCCGCCGGGGTAGGCATCGGGCTCTGGGCGCTGCTCGGGCGTCCCAGCCTGACCGGCACGCCCGGACCGGGCGGCACACCGGCCGCCTGGAGCGTGCAGAACACCTTCGAGGCCGTGAAGATCGCGTTGACGATGGTGGCCGGGATCGGCGGGGTGGTCGCGCTGACCGTCGCCTACCGCAAACAGGGACATGACGAGGCAGCCGAGCGGCGGGAGAACACCAAGCTGTTCAACGAGCGGTTCGGCAAGGCCGCCGAGCAGCTCGGCTCGGACAAGGCCGCGGTCCGGCTGGCCGGCGTGTACGCCATGGCCGGCCTCGCCGACGACTGGGACACCGGCCGACAGACCTGCATCGACGTGCTCTGCGCCTACCTGCGCAAGCCCTACACCCCACCCGCCGGCCAGGCAGCACCCGACACCGCACCGGCCGACGACCTGGCCCCCGCCGTGCCGCCTCCCGCCCGGCGCACCATCGGCTCCCGACACTCCTCGCCCCGGCGCCGAGCGTCCGCGCCGATCACCGTGCCCACGCCCGCCCACCCAGCTACCCCGGCGAGCGATCCTGCCGTCTACCGGGCGGCCCGCGAGGAACAGCAGGTCCGGCACACCATCCTCGACCTGATCGGCACCCACCTCCAGCCGCTCTGTCTCGACCGCGGCATCGAGCCGCGCTGGCACGACCACCGCTTCGACCTGCGCGGCGCCACCCTCGATGGCGGTGACCTCAAAGACATCATCATCCCGGTCGGTACCACCCTCCTCCTCGCCAACGCGCAGTTCACCGGCGGCACCGTGTCCTTCGACGGTGCCTGGTTCACCGGCGGCACCATGTCCTTCACCAGCGCGCAGTTCATCGGCGGCGACGTCTCCTTCACCAGCGCCTGGTTCAACGGCGGCAACGTGTACTTCGACAGCGCGAAGTTCAGCGCCGGCACGGTGTCCTTCGGCGCCGCGAGGTTCGTCTCCGGCACCGTGTCCTTCCACGCGGCGGAGTTCACCGGCGGCGTGGTCGACCTGGCCTGGCCGCAGCGGTGGCTCCGGCCACCGCGGGGGATCACAGAGGCGACAACGGGTGTGCGGTGGCCGTCGGCAGAGCACCTTCATGACCTCGATCCATAA
- a CDS encoding sensor histidine kinase — MSSALSRGIRRMLVVPSWLSELLVLTVAGLVDLMLWSTPTKLQGSGAAPIWLVPAVSAVTLPTLLLRHRLPVVVMLVQLLWASGCGVVFREYTPIMALLVALNALAQRRPPDNSLRGWVACCLPFVIYAHTGGQSTPKQITLVTLLMVLAGTAWLVGYRARRTEQRIAEREAATVVALRAERLRIARELHDIVAHAVNVMVLQSAGARAVLASDPSRAEAALDVVQDVGRQSMNELRRLLGLLRSVDDDVSVNDPQHGLADIDGLLVNAEATGLIVSKKVSGTPQLLDPSVGLAAYRLVQEAVTNTIKHAGSRATIRVGLRWEKEHLTVTVQNETPGNTTRIPDAQPLSTGHGLLGLRERVQTVGGSLHTGPTDTGFRVQAVLPTAQQQTAGVTSGSPTLMAERMYH, encoded by the coding sequence ATGAGCAGCGCACTATCCCGTGGCATCAGGCGGATGCTGGTGGTTCCGTCGTGGTTGTCCGAATTACTGGTGCTGACCGTCGCCGGACTGGTGGATCTGATGCTTTGGTCGACCCCCACCAAGCTCCAGGGCAGCGGAGCCGCGCCGATCTGGCTTGTTCCTGCCGTCAGCGCCGTGACCCTCCCGACGTTGTTGCTCCGGCACCGGCTTCCAGTGGTAGTAATGCTGGTCCAGCTGCTGTGGGCCAGCGGCTGCGGCGTGGTGTTTCGCGAATACACGCCCATAATGGCGCTGCTCGTCGCGCTCAACGCGCTTGCGCAGAGGCGACCGCCGGATAATTCCTTGCGGGGATGGGTGGCGTGTTGCCTGCCGTTCGTCATCTACGCGCACACCGGTGGCCAAAGTACGCCAAAGCAAATCACCCTGGTGACCCTCCTCATGGTCCTCGCCGGGACGGCGTGGCTGGTGGGATACCGTGCCCGGCGGACGGAGCAGCGGATAGCCGAACGGGAGGCAGCGACCGTGGTCGCTCTGCGTGCTGAGCGCCTGCGAATCGCCCGAGAGCTGCACGACATCGTCGCCCATGCGGTGAACGTGATGGTGCTGCAAAGCGCCGGTGCCCGCGCGGTGCTCGCCAGCGACCCGTCCCGCGCCGAAGCGGCCCTCGACGTGGTACAGGACGTCGGCAGGCAATCCATGAACGAACTGCGCCGACTACTCGGTCTGCTGCGATCCGTCGACGACGACGTCTCGGTCAACGACCCGCAGCATGGCCTGGCCGATATCGATGGGCTGCTCGTCAATGCCGAGGCCACCGGGTTGATCGTGAGTAAAAAAGTTTCGGGAACGCCGCAGCTGCTCGATCCGAGTGTCGGACTCGCCGCCTACCGCCTCGTCCAGGAGGCGGTCACGAACACCATCAAACATGCCGGCTCGCGGGCAACAATCCGTGTGGGCTTGAGGTGGGAAAAAGAGCACCTCACGGTCACCGTGCAGAACGAGACGCCCGGCAACACAACACGGATCCCGGACGCACAGCCGTTGTCGACCGGCCACGGACTGCTCGGCCTGCGCGAACGTGTGCAGACCGTGGGCGGCTCCCTGCACACCGGGCCGACAGACACCGGGTTCAGGGTTCAGGCTGTCCTGCCGACGGCGCAGCAGCAAACGGCTGGCGTGACCTCCGGCTCGCCAACATTGATGGCCGAAAGGATGTACCACTGA
- a CDS encoding Pr6Pr family membrane protein, protein MTQIVLTALGSAGPDGVVEPVVTRFVRLFSFFTIQSNILLLIVAVTLAMNPERDGRLWRVVRLDAVLGIIITGLVYATVLAGQANPTGAGWWSNLGFHYVAPWWALLGWLLFGPRARMDGRTLGWAVVWPLLWIAYTFAHGAVTDWYPYPFASVTEIGYGAAVRNMAFVVLIAILFGAMLWGLDRRLPGGRLVASASGPDALLEEVDECADLGGADDASVASSGTERQR, encoded by the coding sequence GTGACCCAGATCGTGCTGACGGCGCTGGGTTCGGCCGGCCCGGATGGTGTGGTGGAACCGGTGGTGACGCGGTTCGTGCGCCTGTTCAGCTTCTTCACAATTCAGAGCAACATTCTGCTGCTGATCGTGGCGGTCACGTTGGCGATGAATCCGGAGCGGGATGGCCGGCTGTGGCGGGTGGTCCGTTTGGACGCGGTGCTGGGCATCATCATCACCGGCCTGGTGTACGCGACGGTGCTGGCCGGGCAGGCGAACCCGACTGGTGCCGGCTGGTGGTCTAACCTGGGGTTCCACTATGTGGCGCCATGGTGGGCGCTGTTGGGCTGGCTGTTGTTCGGGCCTCGTGCGCGGATGGACGGCCGTACGTTGGGATGGGCGGTGGTGTGGCCGCTTCTATGGATTGCTTACACGTTTGCCCATGGTGCAGTGACTGATTGGTATCCGTACCCTTTTGCCAGCGTGACCGAGATTGGTTACGGCGCTGCGGTCCGCAATATGGCGTTTGTAGTGCTGATCGCCATTCTGTTCGGGGCGATGTTGTGGGGGTTGGACCGGCGTTTGCCGGGTGGACGCCTGGTTGCCTCGGCGTCGGGGCCGGACGCGCTTCTTGAAGAGGTCGACGAGTGCGCTGATCTGGGCGGCGCCGATGATGCGTCGGTCGCCTCGTCGGGTACTGAGCGTCAGCGGTAG
- a CDS encoding recombinase family protein: MGNRGDDLISPEVQRHTIDVLAKREGIRIVAEIQDIDKSGRYFAKRRVQEVIEGVKDGSWRYVILWKWSRWGRNLKESQIHLAAVEEVGGVVRAATEDVDPSTTIGRFTRDQLLSIAQLQSDMISDSWKDAQAKRRRDGLPASGKPRWGYVYEGKRYRVDESLRETLKAAYESYVSGATLRGMALEWNAAGLRTSTGALWNGTRLARMLDTGFAAGLIRERTSQDRGKYKLADFDVWRVGVHEAIISRELFEQYRERRLAQAALAPRVRTGAYALSGLMACGYPGCGGAMGVTKSGRVRATSWTCNRAALAKAHAPNNVSDKRATGLILDWIERHVQLGESVTEEARRLEAGRQAKNDVEALDVEIGRLLRKRARLSDSWTDEMIEREDYLRQRVEIADALAAAQAGRRLAEERVAASGITYVRQFGALLDEWDRFTPHDKREALAAVFKRIVVHPGPFGPEKVVPVPIWQAD; the protein is encoded by the coding sequence GTGGGCAACCGCGGCGACGATTTGATCTCGCCGGAGGTCCAGCGCCACACGATCGATGTGCTGGCCAAGCGCGAGGGCATCCGGATCGTCGCGGAGATTCAGGACATCGACAAGTCGGGCCGGTACTTCGCGAAGCGGCGTGTCCAAGAGGTCATCGAGGGCGTTAAGGACGGCAGCTGGCGTTACGTGATCCTGTGGAAGTGGTCGCGGTGGGGCCGCAACCTCAAGGAGTCGCAGATCCACCTGGCGGCGGTCGAGGAGGTTGGCGGCGTGGTCCGCGCCGCGACGGAGGATGTCGATCCGAGCACCACGATCGGCCGGTTCACGCGTGACCAGCTTCTGTCGATCGCGCAGTTGCAGTCCGACATGATTTCGGACAGTTGGAAGGATGCACAGGCGAAGCGCCGGCGTGATGGTCTGCCTGCCTCGGGCAAGCCTCGGTGGGGGTATGTCTACGAGGGCAAGCGTTACCGGGTGGATGAGTCGCTGCGGGAGACGTTGAAGGCCGCCTACGAGTCGTACGTGAGTGGCGCGACGCTGCGTGGGATGGCTTTGGAGTGGAACGCGGCCGGGTTGCGGACGTCTACCGGGGCTCTGTGGAATGGCACTCGGCTGGCGCGGATGCTCGACACCGGATTCGCTGCGGGCTTGATCCGGGAGCGCACCAGTCAGGATCGTGGGAAGTACAAGCTTGCTGACTTCGACGTGTGGCGCGTGGGGGTGCACGAGGCGATCATCTCGAGGGAGTTGTTCGAGCAGTATCGGGAGCGGCGTTTGGCTCAGGCTGCGTTGGCACCGCGGGTGCGGACGGGTGCGTATGCGTTGTCTGGTTTGATGGCGTGCGGCTATCCGGGGTGTGGCGGGGCGATGGGCGTGACGAAGTCGGGTCGGGTCCGTGCGACGAGCTGGACGTGTAATCGTGCGGCGTTGGCGAAGGCTCATGCGCCGAACAACGTCTCCGACAAGAGGGCGACGGGCTTAATCCTGGATTGGATCGAGCGGCATGTGCAGTTGGGGGAGTCGGTCACTGAGGAGGCGCGGCGTCTGGAGGCTGGTCGTCAGGCGAAGAATGACGTTGAGGCGCTGGATGTTGAGATCGGTCGGTTGCTGCGGAAGCGGGCTCGGCTGTCCGATTCGTGGACGGACGAGATGATCGAGCGTGAGGATTATCTGCGTCAGCGGGTCGAGATTGCTGATGCTCTGGCCGCGGCGCAGGCGGGTAGGCGGCTTGCTGAGGAACGGGTGGCGGCGAGTGGTATCACCTATGTTCGTCAGTTTGGTGCGTTGCTGGATGAGTGGGATCGGTTCACGCCGCATGACAAGCGGGAGGCGTTGGCGGCGGTGTTCAAGCGGATCGTGGTTCATCCGGGGCCTTTCGGGCCGGAGAAGGTTGTGCCGGTTCCGATCTGGCAGGCGGATTGA
- a CDS encoding response regulator yields MPTTVLLADDERLIRSGLAMVLSVHPDITVVGEANDGAEALLMCRELTPDVVLMDLNMPVMGGIEATREITSDNFTADPDYTAKVLIVTGLGDDENVFAALRAGASGFVLKDAAPAELASAIECVANGNGYLAPAVTRGVIAGIATRSAPTRPVAGLLDRLTPREREILTLMAYGLTNEDIAARLHLAMGTVKTHVCRIIMRLEVHDRAQAVVVAYQNKLVTPGHELPHPVPAGSSTSPATPQSPRTK; encoded by the coding sequence ATGCCCACCACTGTTCTGCTCGCCGACGACGAGAGACTGATCCGCAGTGGGCTGGCGATGGTGCTCTCCGTACACCCCGATATCACCGTCGTGGGTGAGGCCAACGACGGAGCCGAGGCACTCCTGATGTGCCGCGAGCTGACGCCCGATGTCGTGCTCATGGACTTGAACATGCCGGTCATGGGCGGCATCGAGGCAACCCGGGAGATCACCTCGGACAACTTCACCGCTGACCCGGACTACACCGCGAAGGTGCTGATCGTGACCGGGCTCGGCGACGACGAGAACGTCTTCGCTGCGCTGAGAGCCGGTGCCTCGGGGTTCGTGCTCAAGGACGCCGCCCCCGCTGAACTCGCCTCCGCCATCGAGTGCGTGGCCAACGGCAACGGCTACCTCGCACCCGCCGTCACTCGGGGTGTCATCGCCGGCATTGCCACCCGGTCCGCCCCGACCCGGCCAGTGGCCGGCCTACTTGACCGGCTAACGCCCCGGGAACGGGAGATCCTGACGCTGATGGCCTACGGCCTGACCAACGAGGACATCGCCGCCCGCCTGCACCTGGCCATGGGCACCGTCAAGACACACGTCTGCCGGATCATCATGCGGCTGGAGGTGCACGACCGGGCCCAGGCCGTCGTCGTCGCCTACCAGAACAAACTCGTGACACCGGGTCACGAGCTGCCCCACCCCGTACCGGCTGGAAGTTCGACATCACCCGCAACGCCGCAGAGCCCGCGGACAAAATGA
- a CDS encoding SDR family NAD(P)-dependent oxidoreductase — MTQTIAIIGAGPGLGLAIARTFGRQGFQVGLVARDAAKLAGLVGLLQADGVTAAAFPADIRDRDALTRALSEVCERLGPIDVLEYSPGPQGAPISSAVQMTVDSATAQFELNVLGAITAVEAVLPGMLQRGTGGLLFTTGVSSVIPVAFLSNTGIAMAGLRNWALALHEQLADKGIYVGTVTIATQLAEGAGEGDPAAVADRYWTMYQKRDHVEETVGDIEAFRSTVAAITARRQAAAGQ, encoded by the coding sequence TTGACACAGACGATCGCGATCATTGGCGCCGGCCCCGGACTCGGGCTCGCCATCGCACGCACCTTCGGGCGGCAGGGATTCCAGGTGGGTCTGGTGGCTCGCGACGCGGCCAAGCTCGCCGGCCTCGTCGGGCTGCTCCAGGCCGACGGCGTGACGGCGGCCGCGTTCCCGGCCGACATCCGGGACCGGGACGCGCTGACCCGGGCACTGTCCGAGGTCTGCGAGCGGCTCGGCCCGATCGACGTGTTGGAGTACAGTCCCGGACCACAGGGCGCCCCGATCAGCTCGGCCGTGCAGATGACAGTCGACTCGGCCACTGCTCAGTTCGAGCTCAACGTCCTTGGCGCGATCACCGCGGTGGAGGCTGTTCTGCCCGGCATGCTGCAGCGGGGCACCGGCGGCCTGCTGTTCACGACCGGCGTATCGTCGGTCATCCCGGTGGCCTTCCTCAGCAACACGGGCATCGCCATGGCCGGGCTGCGTAACTGGGCGCTGGCCCTGCACGAGCAGCTCGCCGACAAGGGGATCTACGTCGGCACGGTGACCATCGCGACTCAGCTCGCCGAGGGCGCCGGGGAGGGCGACCCCGCCGCGGTCGCCGACCGTTACTGGACCATGTACCAGAAACGCGACCACGTCGAGGAGACCGTCGGCGATATCGAAGCGTTCAGGTCGACGGTGGCCGCAATCACCGCACGCCGCCAGGCGGCCGCCGGACAGTGA
- a CDS encoding winged helix-turn-helix transcriptional regulator, protein MEVTVATTKTALDDEATCRQVLKILALVGDKWSLLVIGHLGQGPVRFSALQRAVTGVSHRMLTVTLRQLERDGLVTRTVYACVPPRVEYALTGLGATLLPSVKVLATWAEANLDVITKNQQAFDADAQTE, encoded by the coding sequence ATGGAGGTAACCGTGGCGACGACGAAAACGGCGCTCGACGACGAGGCCACCTGCCGGCAGGTCCTGAAGATCTTGGCGCTGGTCGGTGACAAGTGGAGTCTGTTGGTGATCGGCCATCTCGGCCAGGGGCCGGTGCGCTTCAGCGCCCTGCAACGGGCCGTCACTGGTGTGTCCCATCGGATGCTCACTGTCACCTTGCGGCAGTTGGAGCGCGACGGCCTGGTCACCCGGACGGTGTACGCGTGCGTGCCGCCCCGGGTGGAGTATGCGTTGACCGGGCTCGGCGCGACGCTGCTGCCGTCAGTGAAGGTGCTGGCTACCTGGGCCGAGGCGAATCTCGATGTGATCACGAAGAATCAGCAGGCATTCGACGCCGACGCGCAAACCGAATGA
- a CDS encoding sensor histidine kinase yields the protein MEQPGKTLVTDWPGTVSEREAELRAVMAMASHDLKSPLTSVVARVDLLRTDYSTLLGEEFEQAIAAIERGLHRMTRMTEELLGFAAAGHTLDMTVVPLQPMINEMSADHGIDIDGTLPDVFGDADLLRRVLDNLVGNAVKYTPVDKPPQIRVSAHSRPDGTVRIEVADRGIGIPIDDQSRVFDPFHRCANRDGRPGTGLGLAICKRIIERHGGHIGVDENPGGGSRFWFTVPAW from the coding sequence ATGGAACAGCCCGGAAAGACCCTAGTCACGGATTGGCCCGGCACGGTGTCCGAGCGCGAGGCTGAGCTGCGGGCCGTGATGGCGATGGCATCCCATGATCTAAAAAGCCCACTGACTAGCGTCGTCGCACGGGTAGACCTGCTGCGGACGGATTACTCGACTCTCCTAGGGGAGGAATTCGAGCAGGCGATCGCCGCTATCGAGCGAGGGCTGCACCGGATGACGCGGATGACGGAGGAACTGCTCGGCTTCGCCGCGGCTGGCCACACCCTCGACATGACCGTGGTACCCCTTCAGCCCATGATCAACGAGATGAGCGCCGATCACGGGATCGACATCGACGGCACGTTGCCGGATGTCTTCGGCGATGCCGATCTGTTACGGCGGGTACTGGACAACCTGGTCGGCAACGCCGTCAAATACACGCCGGTGGACAAGCCTCCCCAGATCAGAGTAAGCGCGCACTCGCGACCTGATGGAACCGTGCGGATCGAAGTTGCGGACCGGGGAATCGGGATTCCGATCGACGATCAGAGCCGAGTCTTCGATCCATTCCATCGATGCGCAAACCGCGACGGCCGACCTGGCACCGGGCTCGGCCTGGCGATCTGCAAGCGCATCATCGAACGTCATGGCGGTCACATCGGTGTCGACGAAAACCCGGGCGGCGGAAGCCGGTTCTGGTTCACCGTCCCGGCATGGTGA